AAAGAAGCTGGGCTGGTGACTAGCACCCGGAATTTATGCTCTCTTTCTTCATGGGCCTGTGTGGCGGTAGGTAGGCTGCGGGATTGACTTTGAATTCTTCCTGGCTGCCACAGCAAAGAGACAGGATCAGGTTCTTGATTCATGATGCCCTTAAGGTGTTAGGGGAAGAAAAGCAAGCAtgagaccaggcgcggtggcttacacctgtgatcccagcacttgggaaggctgaggcgagtctatcccttgaggctaggagtttgagaccagcctgggcaacacagacatcatctctacaaaaagtaaaaaaatcagctgggtgtggtggtgaatgcctattgtcccagctgctctggaggctgagttgtgaggattgcttgagaccaggagtttgaggctgctgtgagccaagatcacactgctgcactctagcctgggtgagagagtgagaccctgtaaccaaaaaaaaaaaaaaaaaaatcagctgtggAAAAGCATCACGTGTTTCCCCTGCGCTGAGGCTGACTCTGCAGGGCTACTGATGTGCATTGGTAACTGCTCATGTCTGTCCTGTTCACAGATCTGCCGGAGGCGCTGGGCAATGACCCTGGGACTCCAGGCCAGAGGGGTCTGAAGCTGTTTGGGAAAGCAGCGGGACTCCTTGGGAAGATGGCCATGGCCCCAAGCCCTTCCCTGGTGCAGGTGTACACCAGCCCCGCGGCTGTGGCCGTGTGGGAATGGCAGGACGGGCTGGGCACCTGGCACCCCTACAGTGCCACCGTCTGCAGCTTCATCGAGCAGCAGTTTGTCCAGCAGAAGGGCCAACGTTTTGGGCTTGGGAGCCTGGCCCACAGCATCCCCTTGGGCCAGGCAGACCCCTCGCTGGCCCCTTACATTATTGACCTCCCCAGCTGGACCCAGTTCCGCCAGGACACCGGTAAGACGCTGTCTGCCTCTCGCACATATCTGGGCGCCGCACCTGCTTTCCCACAGGCTCTGCGCCAGGTGTTGGGGTGATGGACGTGACTTACAGAGCTTCTGCTCTCTCCCTGCGGCACacgtggtggtgggtgggtgCAGTGAGTGGGAACATCCACATAGGTTGAGTGCAGCTCACAGTGGGAGAGGCACTGTGGGAGGCCCTTCCCCTTGTCTTGCAAAGCAGAAATGCCTGTCCCGACCACAGAGGCTGAAGGGTTCCTTTGGCCGGCAGGCCGGCATGGAGGTGGTGCGTCATAGGAGTTCAGAGGGCCCTGTCCCACCACTCAGTGGCTGTGTGCCCTGGGCAGGCAACTGCGCCCCTCTGCATGTGTGCGTTTCTGCTTTTTGGTCTGCGATgtgttttgatcttttttttttttttttgagacggagtctggctctgttgcccaggctggagtgcagtggcgcaatctcggctcactgcaacccctgcctcttgggttcaagcgattctcctgcctcagcctcccgagtagctgggattataggcatccgccaccacacctggctaatttttgtatttttagtagagacggggttttgccacgttggccaggctggtgtcgaactcctgacctcaggtgatctgcctgcctcggcctcccaaagtgctgggattacaagcatgagccaccgcgcctggacctGCAGTGTGTTTTGATCAGTATTATTGAGAATGAGGCACCAGTTTCCTCTCGGAGCCATCCCTTACTCTAATCTGGTGGTTGTCACTGGGGGTGATTTTGTCCCCAGGGCCATCTGACAATGTTTGGAGACGTTGGTTGTTACAGCTgagtgggtgggaggtgggggtgctcctggcatctggtgggtggaggccagggatgctgctcgcCATCTGGCAGTGCACTGGGCTGGCCCTGCAATAAGGAATTATTGGCCCACAGTGTCACCAGTGAGGAAACTTGAGAaactggtttttcctttttttttttttttcaattttaattttagttttattttaaaaagtatgggttttttttttatgtttgtttgtttgttttttgtaaagactggGTCTCCATcaccctgtgttgcccaggctggtcttcaactcctgagctcaagtgatcctcctgccttggcctccgaaagtgttgggattacaggcttgagccgtcATGCCCGGCCCTGGAAACTATGTGTTTCCAGGAGTGTCGTTGAGTCTGTGAAAACTGTGGCTGTCAGTCAGCTCCCAAGTCGTTGCCTTCACAGTGTGTGAAGTCAACTGAGAAAGATAGCAGACAGGATAAATAATAACATGGAAATTGCATATCGTGGCAGAGAGCAGGAAGTGTTAATCGGGGAATGAAAGTGGCAGGTGTTGTAGAGGTCGATTtgaagttagctgggtgtggtgtcatgtgcctgtagtcccagttatttaggaggctaaggcaggaggatcgcttgagcccaggaggtcagggtggcagtgaactatgatcacatcactgcactgcagcctgggtgacaaaggggtACCCTGCctctaacaataaataaataaacaaaaagcagcATGACTGTGTACCTACTGTGttcctatttgtttattttggcggttgaaaaaagaatttgaacGTTCCCTGTATCTTGGGGGTGCTAGCAGACTaaccttttgttttcctttgaaaacaggcaccgTGCGGGCTGTGCGGAGACACCTGTTCCCCCAGCACTCAGCCCCTGGCCGAGGTGTCGTCTGGGAGTGGCTGAGCGACGATGGCTCCTGGACCGCCTATGAAGCCAGCGTCTGTGACTATCTGGAGCAGCAGGTGGCCAGGGGCAACCAGCTCGTGGACTTGGCCCCCCTGGGGTACAACTACACTGTCAACTACACCACCCACACGCAGACCAACAAGACTTCCAGCTTCTGCCGCAGCGTGCGGCGCCAAGCAGGGCCGCCTTACCCGGTGACCACCATCATCGCTCCGCCGGGCCACACAGGCGTCGCCTGCTCTTGCCACCAGTGCCTCAGTGGCAGCAGAACTGGCCCCGTGTCAGGCCGCTACCGCCACTCCATGACCAACCTCCCTGCATACCCCGCCCCCCAGCATCCCCCACACAGGACCGCTTCTGTGTTTGGGACCCACCAGGCCTTTGCACCGTACAACAAACCCTCACTCTCCGGGGCCCGGTCTGCGCCCAGGCTGAACACCACCAACCCCTGGGGCGCAGCTCCTCCTTCCCTGGGGAGCCAGCCCGTCTACCGCTCCAGCCTCTCCCACCTGGGACCGCAGCACCTGCCCCCAGGATCCTCCACCTCCGGTGCAGTCAGGTATCGTGGGCAACGGCCGCTCGTTTTGTCTGCCCTGTGTTTCCGCTCTTAGCCGGGAAGACTCACCCCAATTCCTGCAGATGCGGCTCCTGCCCCCTAGGTGGTCCTGCCGTGGCATCTCATTTGCATGTGGCATGTGGGTGCCGAGGTGCCGTGGCCGTCCAGAGCCTACCTGACCCCTTGTCCTGAGTCCTGGTGGTCACCACACGGGTTAGAATCTACAGTCCTTTCACTCACGATGATTAAGGGCCTCCACATGGAGCAGAGTTAAAGGCTTGTGGCCTCTGCTTGCGGGCTGCATGGCGAGCATTGTGCCCGAGAACACTGGGTCACTGCCTGTACACTGACTCCCGCCTTGTGCCAGGCCCTAAGGACCCAGAGATCAGAGTATCAGCCCTTACCCCTGAGCCCTAGTGTAGTGCAAGGGGCTGTCAGCGCGGTGTGAGGGAGGGCAGAATGTGGAGCACGTGGCAGTCGCTGCAGGTGACGCGGGTGACCTGGCCCCCGTGATGATGCAGCCCAGCCCAGAGTGCCTGGTAGAGCGCTCAGctccttgagagagagagaatgatacCACGGGCCCAGTGCAGACCAGAGCGGGTGGCATTTAAAATGAGGAGATTGGTCAGGCACAGAGGCtgacacctttaatcccagcactttgggaggccaaggcaggaagatcatttgaacccagcagtcagagaccagcctgagtaacatagcgagatgccatctccacaaaaaaaaatttttttaattagccaggcatggtggtacacacctgtaatcccagctacttgggagactgaggcaggaggattgctggagcccaggaggtcaaggcagcagtgagctgtgatcgcgccactgcacttcagccccctaggtgacagagcgagaccctgtcttaaagctgggcccagtggctcacgcctgtagttccagcactttgggagaccgaggtgggcagatcacctgaggtcaggagttcaagaccagcctggccaacatggtgaaaccccatctctactaaaaatacaaaaattagccaggcatggtggccagcgcctgtaatcccagctacttggaaggctgaggcaaaagaatcccttgaacccaggaggtggaggttgcagtgagccaagatcgtgccactgcgttccagcctgggcaacaaagagcgaaactccatctcgggggaaaaaaataaaagagataaaatgagGAACCCCCCCAGGATTTCCCTGGATTTGGCCAAGGTGAATGCTCTGGGCTGGCCGTAGCCCTCTGACTGTCTGGCTGACTTGGGGCTTCGTCATTCATTATTGAGAATGTTGGGCTTGGAGCACATTTTGAGAATTCAGAGTGGTAGCTGGGACAGGGCTTTCTGAGAGTGCCCTGGTGTGGGTGGTGAGGGAGTGGGTGGGCCTGGGGCCGCCCTGGTCCCAGGGAGGAAATCATCTCCTTTCTCCGCACTGGCCCTGGTCGGCATCCTGCTGCCTCCCTGCTCACtggcccacccctgcccaccGCAGCCACGTCAAGGGCTGTAACTTCACAGGGTGGTTGAGACCTCCTTGGCAGCTTCTTGGACCCCTAGTATTTGTTCAGACTGGGTTTCCGAGGACCCTGCCAGCTTGTGTAAGACACAGTGACAGCGCCTCCCGCTCATTGGTTCGTGTCATGTGCCAGGCCCTCCTGAGCAGGCTGCGTGAGTGACTTCACTCATCCCACGATGCTCTCAGGCTGAGCAGTGTTGTTCGCTTACAGGAGAGCACATTCAGGCCCATGAGGTTGGCGACACAGCCAGCAAGTAGCGGAGCTGGGATTCAGCCCAGACCCCAAGAGTGGGCTATCTGGGGCACATGGGGAGTTATTGACATTCCCGGGAAGGCAGGAGGctcttttaatacattttaattttattttattactatttttaaagacaaggttttgctctgtcacccaggctagcgtacagtggtgcaatcatggttcactgcaggcttgaactcctgtgctcaagtgatcctcctgcctcagcctcctgagtagctgggaccacaggtatacaccaccacacccggctaatttttcagttttacgtagaggcaaggtcttgccgtgttgtccaggctggtcttgaattcttggcctcaagcaatcctcttgccccagccttccaaagtgctgagattataggcatgagccaccacacctggcccaaaaggCCTCTTGAGGGATGAGCTAGGAGGAGGCCAGTAGACAGGAGGGTGATGGGCCTTGGGTGAGTCAGTTTTCCTGGGCATCTTCTGCCAGGAGTTGGGGCACGTGCATCTGAGATCTTTCTGGTAGTTGGGAGTGTAGGAGGGTGTCATCGGGGCTCTCTGAGGACATAGACATAGGCAAGCCAGGCTCAGGGAGATGCTCCCCCAACTTCCCTCCCTGAGTATCTGGGTCAGCCTGTTTCAGAGAACAGTGTGCTCTATCTGCTGGCCCAGGAGGGTTCTTAGAGGTGCTGGGACTTCTGTCAGCTCTGTTCCACCCAGCTTCCTGGAGCTTCTTTAGTTCTTAGGAATTATTTTGAGGCAAATTTCTAGATAGTGCTAGAGCTGGGATTCTGGAGTTAAGTCATTTAATGTGGATTTGTTCCTTTCTCCTGGTATTGGGCCTCGTTGGTCTTTCCTAAACCATTTCCGTTTCTCCCAGTATTTCTCTGGGGTCCCCGTCCCTGGCCTGAGGGCCGCCAGAAGTGCTGATGTGGGTCCTACCGGTGTGGGCCAGGCAAGTTACAGAAAAGAAGGTGGATGGGCCAGTCTGTCTTCCCTTGGTGCTGGGGTGGGCATGCTGTGGTTTGCCCCACATTGTAAGTCAGGAGGGAACCAGGCCAGCAGGCTCTGTTAGTGGAAACAGCCTCAAAGGGGCCTGCCTCCTGGGGTAGGTATAGGTGCATCCTGATTCCTTTGGTTTTCTTGGAGCTGGGAGAGGTGTAATTCACCTGCACGAGCCTATCTACGCGCTGAAAAACAGGCTTTTCCCCTGCCTGATTTGTAGTGAGGCCCCCTGCAGTTAACCCTCCTCTGATGGATGTAGAGCCAGATGGGGCTTAGTAAATACCTGACCTCTTAACCTAGCAGGTGGCAAGGTTCTCACAGCCAAGTGCATGTCAACAGCATCAGGTGAAAGTTACCTTGGATGtgaggaggcaggcagggcaggcagggcccGTCTAGAGCCAGCGCCATGGGCTGGGGAAGCCCGAGAACCGACTTTTTACTGGCAGCCACTGGAAATACCATGTGAGTGCGTGAAATCGAAAAACTTCCTGGAACTCACGTGCACAGCTTCCACGTGCCCCCTGGGAACAGACCGTGATACAAGAAAGCGTGTCATCTGGGGCTGAGCTGCTGGGTGGCAGTAGATTTCCTGGTAGCTGCAGTTGATCCCTTTAAGCACCAAAACTTGTGTTTTAATGATGTTGGATGGAAATCTTTCCTAAATATGTCATGCATGCTCTTGTCTCCCTTAATGGAGAGAGTGTGACACTGCTTAGCACTTGGATGGCTTGGGGTGGTGGTTATGACCAGCAGTCTGTCACAGCTCAGCGAGGTGAAGCCTGTGGGCGTTTTGCTCTGTGCTGAATGGCTCAGTGGCCCTACAAAATGGTGCTCAGCTCTTGGTGGCTTTCTGTTGTggtgggctgctgctgctgctgctgctgctgctgctgcttttgccCTTGCCTCTAAAAGAActcacttcctcttcctcctgctgccaCGTGTCTTTTGGCTTGTGGGATTGGAGTCATGGGGCCCAGATGGAGCCTTGCTCCTGACTTATGATAGGCCCTCggtctcttttcttctctatttttttcttccttttctttttctttgttttttgttttgttttgttttaagagacggggtctcactctgtcacccaggctagagtgaagtggtgtgatcgtggctcactgcagcctcaaactcctgggctcaagggatcctcctgcctcagcctcctgagtggccaggactacaggcttgtgccattgtgcccagctaattttttaaattttttgtagagacgggtctcactatattgcccaggctggccccaaactcttggcctcccaaagcactgggattacaagtgtgagccaccgtgccctgcctcttCTTCTTTTGAGCTAGTCGGTTTCTGAGGTTGCCTTCTGCTCTATTGTTGCTTTGGTTTTCAGGATGTAGTTAAGGCCCTACAGGAAAGTGCCTGGTGGCCCTTAGGGCCTGGCTTCACCTCCCTCTGCTCCTCCAAGACCTTGGCCCCATGGATATTTGTCCTGGGTCTCACCACTGCCCTGGCGGCCTTTGGGAATCATCCTCACAGGTAGAGGAATTGAGGCTCGGGAAGGGGACTTGCCATGCTCAGCACACACGGCTTTGAGCGGGAGCATACGCCTCTAGCATCGTCTCCAGCCTCTGCAGCTCATGGGACTGGCTGCCAGCCCCAATCCCAGAGGGTGTGGACTTGGAGAGGGGCTTTGGATCTCCTTCCTCTCCGGCCTCCTGGCTTTGCCCCTCGCCCTGCATAGAAAACTCAGAGTCCTCATGTCTCATGTTTCCCACTCTGTCTGGGATCTCCTGGAGATGGTCACAGACAGGAAAGCCAGGGAGGGCCTAATAGGTGGACCAGGagttggggagaggaggagggtgcCTGAGGCCATGACTATAGGGACTTCTCAGAGAAGGACACTTCAGGGGGCAGTTGGTGCCCCCATCTGGGAACGTTCTGCAGGTCCGAGCCCTCTGAGGATGGTGAGGGCGATTGATAACCTCTGAGGTTCCGTCCACCCCTAGGGGCCCCTATCTTGGGAACCTCTGGATCCTTGTACGGTTCAGTTCCTAGAGGTCACAGCAGGGACACACACCGGGGAGGAATTGTGATTATATGGGGGAAGTGGTGACATTTTTAGAGCTTTCTACAGAACATTCTCCTGGTTCCTGCTCTCCATTTGCAGGGTGAGTGCCCACTGGAAGCCTCGCTGTGCTTCTGCTTTCTCCTGTAGTCCTTGGAAGCAAGGGCTTCTTGTTCGTTCTTTAGGAACGGAAGCAAACGTTCTCGTTCAGATATGTGCCTCTCCCTGGTGAAGGAAGACCTCACTTCCTGGGATTTTTCTGTGGGATGGAGCAGCCAGGGACCCCATCTCTGGTGGGGGCGGGGCGGAGGGGGGTGCACCATGGGCTTAGAGCCCCTCTGGGCCAGTGCTGCCTAGCCTGCTGCATAGCCCATTTGTTTTGTAGACTTGCAGTGCCAAATTTCAGCTTTCTGGGCTCCAACTACGGGCTTGAGCTCAGTGCTGCCCTAGAGGGTCCTGAATGCCTTCACTTACGAAACCTTAGAGTTGCAGAGACCATCAGAGATGATccactttcctttaaaaaaaagaaaagagggctgggtagggtggctcacacctgtaatcccagcactttgagaggccgaggtgggtggatcacttgagttcaggagttcaagaccagcctggccaatatggtgaaaccccgtctctactaaaaatacaaaaattagccaggcatggtggcaggcacctgtaatcccagctactcgggaggctgaggcaggagaattgcttgagcctgggaggcagagaggttgcagtgagccgagatcacgccactgcactccagcctggatgacagagtgagactccgagaaaaaaaaaaaaaaagtggggggaagGGTTGAAACCAGCTGAGGAAGGGGAGGAGCTTGCTCCAAATGAATGAAACTGAGCGTTCAGTAGAGTCAGGACCTTGACCCAGGTGTCCAGACTCCCTGCCCTTCTTAGCATTATCAGGGCCCCCAGATCCACTACCAGCCTTGCCTTTGGATCGGGAGTAGGCAAGGGGAGCAAGAAGCTGCTCTTTGCTTAGCACGGCCACAGAGGCAATCCTGTTTGAGAACAGTCAACAAACAAACTCAAacaggccatgcacagtggctcatgcccataatcccagtgctttcagaggccaaggtgggaggatctcttgaggccaggagtttcagaccagcctggacaacatagcaagattctgtctctctctctctctatatataaaattagccaggtgtggtggtgctcacttgtagtcccagctactcaggagggtgaggcaggaggatcacttgaacctgggaggtggaggctgcagtgagctatgatcgcaccattgccctccagcctgggtaacagagcaagaccccaactctggGCCCAGCATGCTTCCAGTGTGTCACTCTACCGGCATGACCctacctcttaaaaaaaagaaatatgatgacTTAAGACCAAATGAGTGGCCAggtatggtgtctcatgcctgtaatcccagcactttgggaggctgaggtgggcagatcacctgaggtcaggagtttgaaaccagcctggccaacacggtgaaacccctgtctctactaaaaatacaaaaattagcagggtgtggtggctcatgcctgtaatcccagctacttgggaggctgaggcacaagaaatgcttgaacccaggaggcagatgttgcagcgagccaagatcatgccactgcactccagcctgggccacagaacgagactctgtctcaaaaaaaataaatccaaagacCAAATGAGTGACTTGAACATAATCATTGTAGGGAACAAAAccctcatattaaaaaaaaaaaaaaaaaatctttattttatggTAATTAAGTTCCGGAAAAGTTAACAAAAGTAGTTGGGTTTCCATATCTCCCTCATCTGGCTTCTGACATTAACAGCTTTCATAACCATGGTTCAGTTGTCAGACCCAGAAAATTACCActggttggctgggcgcggtggcttactcctgcaatcccagcactttgggaggccaaggcaggcggattacgaagtcgagagatcaagaccatcctgggctacgtggcaaaaccccgtctctactaaaaatacataaattagccgggtgtggtggcacgcacctgtagtcccagctactcaggaggctgaggcaggagaatcgcttgaacctgggaggcagaggttgcagtgagccaagatcacaccactgcactccagcctggtaatagagtgagactccgtcccctcac
This genomic interval from Gorilla gorilla gorilla isolate KB3781 chromosome 6, NHGRI_mGorGor1-v2.1_pri, whole genome shotgun sequence contains the following:
- the LOC101145093 gene encoding probable E3 ubiquitin-protein ligase DTX2 isoform X8, which codes for MAMAPSPSLVQVYTSPAAVAVWEWQDGLGTWHPYSATVCSFIEQQFVQQKGQRFGLGSLAHSIPLGQADPSLAPYIIDLPSWTQFRQDTGTVRAVRRHLFPQHSAPGRGVVWEWLSDDGSWTAYEASVCDYLEQQVARGNQLVDLAPLGYNYTVNYTTHTQTNKTSSFCRSVRRQAGPPYPVTTIIAPPGHTGVACSCHQCLSGSRTGPVSGRYRHSMTNLPAYPAPQHPPHRTASVFGTHQAFAPYNKPSLSGARSAPRLNTTNPWGAAPPSLGSQPVYRSSLSHLGPQHLPPGSSTSGAVSASLPSGPSSSPGSVPATVPVQMPKPSRVQQGLAGMTSVLMSAIGLPVCLSRAPQPTSPPASRLASKSHGSVKRWRKMSVKGATPKPEPEPEQVIKNYTEELKVPPDEDCIICMEKLSAASGYSDVTDSKAIGPLAVGRLTKCSRSFHLLCLLAMYCNGNKDGSLQCPSCKTIYGEKMGTQPQGKMEVLRFQMSLPGHEDCGTIRIVYSIPHGIQGPEHPNPGKPFTARGFPRQCYLPDNAQGRKPPGASRTRRHWLTFRPPHSC